TTAACTGATGGACGCGTTCGCATCGTTCTTCGACTCCCAATCGGCTTCAAGGAATCGCTGGACTTACGACTCTCTTAAGAACTTCCGCCAGATCTCTCCTGTCGTCCAGACCCATCTTAAGCAGGTATTTTGTCGGAATTAATTGTTATAAATGCTTTTGTTTGTGAGTTTTTCCTCCTGGGGAAATTGATAAAGGAAATTACGATTGCTTTAAGGACATTTTGCTCTAgatatgtttatggattggaaCTTAGCTGAAGTATATGCTTGAAGTAGTCgtatattttgaattatttttgggTTTAGGGAGGAATTTTGGGTATGCTTCTGGCAATAACTGACGGTGGTAACCTATGATTTATCGTTATGGTTGCGGTTTATATTCGTTGCATTCAGCCTTTTAGTTACGGTTGAAGGCGAACGAATTGTGATGTTTGATTCTTGAGAAAACTGAGTGAAGAATGGTAGACAAAAATTGAAAGAAGATCGAAATAAAAGTTATTATGGTATTATCCGTGTTGAAGTAGAGGAGTCGACATTTTATTAACCTTTTGAACTTGTTTCTATCAATGgatgattttatttttggtaGTGTTGCACGAATTCTTTGAGTCTCTATGTTCTACGTTTTTGCGTATCAAAGATACTTATTCTAAATTTGATAGGGCATATAATGGTTTTACATTGCATTTGCATATAGTTTGATTGCTGTTCTCACTGCCTTCAACTTCTTGATTTTGCAGGTTTATTTGACGCTATGTTGTGCACTGGTTGCATCTGCAGCTGGGGCTTACCTACATATACTGTGGAACATTGGTGGTCTTCTAACAACATTTGCATGTTTGGGATGCATGGCTTGGCTACTCTCCACGCCACCTTATGAAGAGGTAAGAGTTTCATTCCTTAATCATATATTGTGTTCCACTATGGTCTAAGTgttctaaaaaaatttttttttatttactctaTACTTTCCTTCCGTTTGTGGTGAAGCAGCAAAAGAGGGTAGCTCTGTTGATGGCAGCTGGGCTCTTTGAAGGGGCTTCCATTGGTCCTCTGATTGATTTAGCCATTGAAATTGATCCAAGGTATATACAGGTTATGTGTGAATGGGTATACTGTGATATTTCTAATTTGattagtatttttaaatttggtaATTGGGAGTTTCATTTTTTTGGTTTTAAATGGTAATGGTAGAAGTACACAAAGATGCTTGTGAATCACAGTATTATTTACATATTTCATCTGGTTATGTTTGGTATTTGATTTGGTGGTTCTAAAAGCATTTGTATACAATCCTTTTTCTCATGATTGTGGAAAACACTCTGCTAATTTTGTGcgaaatttttatgcttattgcaGTGTTCTGATCACTGCATTTGTGGGAACTTCGGTGGCTTTTGGTTGTTTCTCAGCAGCAGCTATGTTAGCAAGGCGTAGAGAGTATCTATATCTTGGTGGCTTGCTTTCATCTGGCTTGTCCATCCTTCTCTGGTTGCAGTTTGCATCTTCTATCTTTGGGGGATCTGCGGCCATCTTCAAGTTCGAGGTGAGGGATTATCAAGTGATACTCTTTGTGGTTTTATACAAGTAACAACATGTTGGTTCAGTGCCATTGTAGCATTTCCTTTTAGAAGCACATTACCTTATTCTTGATACTCTTTGCAGCTGTACTTTGGGCTTCTGGTTTTTGTGGGTTATGTGGTGGTTGACACCCAGGATATCATTGAGAAAGCTCATCTTGGTGATCTGGACTATGTGAAGCATGCTCTGAATCTTTTCACGGACTTCATTGCTGTCTTTGTGCGAATTCTCATAGTTATGGTGGGTTGCACTAACTGCCaaaattttcttcaatttttgggTGGTGTATATCCAAATGTAATAAGCATAATTAACAAAAGTTTATTTGTTTTGTTCAGTTGAAGAATTCAGCTGAGAAGGaagagaggaagaagaaaaggagaaactGAACTTAAGCTGGAGGGTAATAAAGTGGTGCTTCTCTGACCCCTGTGCTGCAGTTAAATGGACCTGGTTGTCTATGTAtaatctttctcttcttttctgaGTGTAACTTAGGAACCGCGAATCTAATAGTTATATCCGAGGATATGACTGATTGAGATTTCTACATGAAGACAAAGTTTATACTATCGTGATATGGTTTTTGAGCTGCTGTACTAAACTTTTTTTCAATCTGTAAAGTTCTTGATGCTGCTTATATTAATTGAACCCCTTTGCTGCCTAATGGTATCTGCAATTTTtccatattttaatataattactcTCTGTAGTGTTTTGGGACAAACTTGTAGCGAACCCTGAACAGGGAAGGAGTTACTCTTCAAGACTCAAATTTTGTAACAACAATAAGAAGtaaaaattaattctaaaaCCTGTTATCATTTAGAATGCAATTATTTGGAGctaattagaaataaaatttaaattactcGATATAAATTTGCTATTTGTATTTTGTATTTTGATTAGATTTGACGGAAAGAAAAAtcacattttttaaatttagagtgAATAACTTTCTGTTAATCAGGCTGTACTTTTTATGTGCCTTTTTACTCCATGGATGGTGTCCTTTCTTCCTTGCCCTGTCGTATGTCTTAACTTAATTAGAtgagaattaagttatttttcttttatcaaaAAATGCCTTTTACTTTCTCCTTCTATCGAAAAATGTCTTTACTTTCCCTAATAAAAATGTCAATCAATAAGTTATAAGGAATTTATAACATCCATTGAGTaagagaatttaatttaaacgaaaataGTGGACCGAATTAAGTTgatctaaaattttcatttgatttttcTGTAAGTCAGATTGTttctatttgaaaataaaaaagaaataacttAATCGGGTCcgattccatttaaaaaaaaaatgttcaattaaaccgaatcgaacggACGTATGGTGCATCATCCGCTGCCGTTTTAACCCAGCTCTTTATAACCCTCATCCTTTGCTTCCTTCAGTCGATCCACTCTATCGGCTCTCTTCTTTTCATTTCCTTCGTTTCCTCAGTTTCTCATCCCAACCCAACGCCTACTCTTGGGTCACGACCGCAATCTCAGGTCCTCCTCgttttcatcttcttcttccagATTCCTTTTGCCCATGATCCAGCAGGTCGCATTTCCTTGACGTGACTTGATTTCGTCTGTCTTAAATCAGCTGCTGAGATCGATCGAGTTCAGTGGCTGCTCTTTGCGAGCTCTGGGTTAATCCATCCCCTTGACGGTTTTGCACCTCAGTTCTTCTCCAGGTTCGTCCCCCTTTTTGCTTGCGCTAAAATTGAGGAAATGTGccgaatctttttttttttttaatgatgaaGGATTTTTGAGCTGCCGTTTAAGCCTGTTTCCTCTTAATGGGATTCAAGTTTATTGCTATGAGTATTCTTGTTTATCTGGTTTACTTCATCAACGCTTTTTAATTTAGCAAGATCTCATATTCTCTTGTTTATGGAATTTATCAACTGCACCATTTGAACAGAAATCCTGCTTGGGCTGCTGTAAGCTATTAAACATGATAGTCTTGGGCTTTTATGCTTATTTTTGCTTatgacataaaaattttaaaatactgttATTGCTTTGGGGAAAACTGTAAATTATAGCAGCTTTTGGTGGCAAAATATGATTTTGTTTTGACCATGCGATTTGGATGACATTAGAGAATGTGTAGTGTTGAATAATGAAATGTGATATTTAGTTAAGATGTGAGTTCAACAATGTTTTATGAGTGCAACCTGAGATGatgcatttctttttttttttgggaagaaaaattatttatgacTAATCAAAGTGTAAATATTCTCCGAAAGATTTTGTAAGAGTCGGCTTGATAATCCTTGGTTCAAGAAAGAAATTTTGAAGCATGAGCCATTGTAACATAGTGGTTATGGCAACAAGATGACTGGACAGTCATGTAACCAGATGTGTAAATCCTTATTCTGAGCCTATGCTTCGTGCTAGTAACTTTGACAAATTTTTTTCATTGCTTCATCGTGTGTCAAGTAGCTTAAACTCGTTTTGATGAAGCATTCAGATCGGTAAACCTATAAATgtctatataaaatatttccgTAACTTTGTGGGGTTGCATTCGGGGAGATAGTGGGAAGAAGGGATTGCTTTGGCTGCCAGGTGTCCtcaaagtataatattttattgacaACCAAATTGATGAGTTTTGGAATGAACTTGatcattttttttccttaactAATAGCAGTTAGCTTGAAAAGATATGATTTTGATGTTGCTGAACTGTGCAGATGTATTTGTAGGTAAAATTTGATGATTGTAGCTGAAGCATAATATGAATAAGCTATTGGATTTTGGAAGGAAAGCCTTATTCTACGTGAGAGTTCTCTCTGGATATGAAGAACGTAGAATCCGAAATTATAGGTTACAGCTTGAGAAGCGTCTCCAACAGGTCTGCTAATTGTTTTATTATGCGCATTGCAGCTTTTAAGTGCTACTAAAGTTTGCTTTTTTAATTACTGTAttctttttgtaaaattttctgAAATTCAGTGTCCAGTGTATTTTATGCATTTTTTGCATGAAATTCAGTTCTTAATCCTAATGATATTTTTCCATGTCACATCCCATCGTTATGATCTAGTCAACCCTGTGTAGGCACAAGAAAGAAAGACAGCTTTGAGAAAGATCCCTGAGCAGGCTATATTATCGGAGGTACGCCGCATGGTTGAGGAGATGCAAACTTTAAACCGGAAGCTAGAAGAAACTGTAAGTGTCAAGTATTGATTGGTTGGGTCTGTGATTCAGGAAAGGTCTTTCAATAAGTTCATGTCTGCTTTGTGAGGAAGGTTTCCTGATAAGGACtttttattgatatgtttgtACCTGAAAAATGTTGCTTCTTCTACTCATCCCTTATATTGCCCATATTGTTCCTTGTTGGAAGATCAACCTGCAATAGATGAGACTTTATAAAAATTGTTCCTCAGAGGCCTTCTTTCTTATCATCTGAAACTAGCATAGGCACTTTGGTCTTAACATTTACAATTTGATAGGCCAGGATTCTCATCTCCCTCCTACTACTTAGTGCACTAAAATATGTAGCATGGGTTGGGTTTTCTGTATACAAGGGGAAAGCTAACAATTAGTTCAGCTTTATTCCTTCTAAGAATTTGTTACTCTTAAGTGTGATGAGGACTACCTCTCGATAAGAGTAGAGCGAGTCCCCAAGAATCCATGGGCCAGAGACAAGGCAGCTACACCTCAAAGACTGGATTCATTGCACCTTTTTCGTGTTTTGCATCTCTTTCTATTTTGTTTAAAggtgttgcacctttctatcttGGACCAAATGTCTTCTCTTATGGTGTATGTAGTTAACAGGAAAGAGATGGGGCTTCCTTTGTGGATGGGATTATTGTTTTGCATGTTGACATGTTATTGTTTTAATGTGCAGGAGGCTGCTATTGAAGAGTACTTCAAGCCGATTGATAAGGATGCTGAAATAATAATGAAGATGCAGCTTGAAGGGGAGGAGAAGTCAATGAAGGAGATGATGAAGGTTATGCAAACACAAACTTTGCTTGAAagagctgaagcagaaaaaGGTGCAAATTCACATAATTTGGACACAAACCAACATAGCCAGGAGACAGATTCATCTTCCTCCACCAAGCAACATGCTCAGATAAGATGATTCCATGAATTTGGGGTGACTTAAAAAGTATAGTTTTGTCAGAGTTAATGACTCCTCCCTTCGTCTCAAATATTTTTTGGATATGGTTCTGAGATCTGATACAATCATATAAGCTCTTCAGCTGTTTGAATAATCAAACCAATGACATGAAATTTGTCAGAAAATTACTATACAACAGTGGCAGGTTTTGCAAAAGAATAATTTTCTTTGTTGCCGAAAATGACTTCTCTAGTACTTTGCAATACTGAATGGATCATGGAACGAGGGAGGAATATTGCTATCAAAACTGACATCCTTTTGCATGCTGCTGCTTGATTAAAATTGTGGACTATAAATGAGAATTTTCCTAATTTTCCTTTGATAACAACCTGTTTTTTGGGTTGTCTCTTTGTGTGCTTGCAAATTGTTGGCTCACTGGCACATGTTATGTAGTGTAGCAGTTTGAGCTTAAGCAAGGGTAGAAAGGATTTGGACCACAGGCTGCTtcatgataaataaaaattattaattatatctttCTTTCACTTTCACATGCACTTGTTTGAGGAAAGAACCTTATTTTGAGTCTCGTACCAAAAGTCTCATGCACCTCTGATTGCTTTGTTGTCTCTGCTCATCTTATGGTGGATATTGTATGTTTAGGGGCAGGTGCTCGGATGAGCATTGTAGGCTGGTTAAAATTCGATTATCGGTAATGATAATGTTAtttatatttgtttatttattttggtaATCTGGTATTGATCATGATAACTGTTGGGCTTCATCTCTCGAAGTCCATGAAAATGGAATAGGCCTAGGGTCTGGGGTACCTTTGGCTAGCCTGCTCCACAGTCGGGCTTGGGCTCAGGAGTGTGTAGCAAATCAGGCCGCCCTCAAGCCTAAGCCCAGTAAGGAGAAGAATCAACTCAATGATGGACCTAAAAAAGAGCGGCAGGTCCAGTTCTTTTGTAGTCTCGTATGTGTACtggaaaaaattaaatggctgtCTAACATAGGGAGGCGTTTCTCGTAAGGAAGAATAGGAATAAAAGGAGGAAAGATACCCTCCTAAGGATAAGTTTACACACACAAAAATTATATCCTCTGAATTTTAGAGCATCATATCAGAATTTTAGAAATAATTCGAATATTATGATTCTAGAAATAATTCGAATACTGCATAACTAAACTAATAAGATTTTGATTTTAGCTGTTAGCTGTTCAATTTGTCAATTTAAATGGACCTTTAATCACAATCCATTACTTACAAACGGAATGACAGGAAGTAATCCTCCATCACTGCCGATTGGTAGCTTCATTTTGCGTGAGTATGTTctaggagaaaagaaaatttaactGCGATTACTGGAGTCCGACTCCGTTGGATTACTTTTGCTCCTTTGCGTCGTATGGTTCATACATCTGTCTGTCCAGCCATCCATCATGAGAATTTCAACTCACTTTCTGCACTACGCAGCTTCTCAATTGGTGCAGTTTCTTCATTGATAATCAAACATCATAAGATGTGCTTTTTTACATTATCTGAATCTTCGACATTGCTTACTAATTCAATTTCAACTGTATATTCGAAACAATCAtgacatttttttttcctttattttttcttgTTTACATGTCCTATTCTAATTCTTTTATGGAAATAACTTCATTATAATTTGttttatatttcaatttctTAATCCAATTGCCACTTTCGGCAAAGATGAGGCCTTGTAAATCTATTAACGGCGTTTCTTGCTAGTCTTACAGTTGATAAAGGAAATCTCGTATACATTTATTTAATGAATTGGTAACCGAAACGTAGTGTTGGTTTGCTAATTCTAATATCATATTTGGTATGGAATTACACAATACAATATGATTAATTATGTATTGTGatgaataatataatttaagttataaaatataatataaacaatGTAATATGATGAAAGTTCTAAtcttgaaattaaatttatttatgaattcATTGACATAATCGGATTGTAAATATATCTGACTAAATTTGAGAGATCACAATTTTTGTTTCtctaatttctattttaaaaaaattttccactaatttctatttaaaaaattgtgaTATTGATTAACAATAAATGGTATAAATCAAAACAGATAACCATTTTACATTTATTATTTGTAAATATCATTCTCAttattaaaaatacataattccattatatatttatcaatatattatataatttattttttattaaataaagtaaatctccattgtatcctatttttatttttaattaagctATACCAAACATACCTAGGATTATTCTTCTACTTAACATGAATGTCGCCATTCCCATAACCAAACAATTAGAGGAAGCTTATAAATTTAACTTGCAAGTTTAGCAACTACATTCATAGGTTGCTTCGTCATTATTGTCTTTATATGTATCCCATCtttctaataattattttaatatttagactctagttatttatcaaaattatttaatatttaagtttcatttatttattgaaaataatttatatttaaaaaatatttttcatgaaaaatatttttaataaaataatttattttttattttttattttttatttttaattttaaaaaaattattaataaatttatatataaaaattttaataagaatcTCAAATATAGAAAATGATTTTCTGTCTTTGAAGGAGGaagtcatttttttaaaaataaattttttaattaaaaatatcctaaaaattaaaaaatataaaaaatattttttataaaataaatggaaatataaaaaattatcttcaatacatttatttatttgcatagaataaattataaaatactatTGATGATTGATGTGaaggcatcatcaaaattaacttttttatcaTTCAAATTGTATTCATGTGTTTTTATCTACTAAATAATTATTCTCAAACCGTCcaaacatcatatcatattttattaattaatttaattacttcTTAAATCACATCTgccatttatttattaattaatattttattaacctCACTGTGTTGGAATCCATAACTCTGATTTAGACCCATCACATTTGAGACAGACCCAAGGCCCAATAAAttgatatttaatattatataataatgttttattttgcCATTGTGTCCCCTTTTTCACcattatcataatttttaacCTTTTATAATATGCATTCCTGTAATTAGTATTCTAATATATATGCATTGtttttaaacaaatttaaattttaaattaataaaattactatttaaaataaagcctaaattaagcaaaaaaaataaatatttttttgaatttaatgTACACATAATTCTTAATTCTTAATATTTATTCTCTGCTTGTAGTAAAGATAATAAATAATGAGACGGTAAAATTGCTATCAATACGTAACAATGTGATGTTTGGAAAGTAAGGaaggaaaaaaaagtaaaaaaataaaagaaaagttgggaaaataataaagaaaaacaaatagaaAATCATCTAAACTCCaaatccaaatccaactcaCCTTCCATTTGCGGACAATTCTTTCCCTTTCGTTCCAATTAACAATGGAAAAGGTTCACTTTTCATTTTCATGTTTGCTTTTAGGTTCTTTATTACACCAATTTCTGCAGCTCAACCCTAGTGGGCTCAGAGATGGGTGGATAAGGCCCAAATTCATAATTAGGGTTTGgacaaaatattattaaaataaaaataaaaatttcaatgaaAAGATTTAGTTTTTCGGATTTTAAAGTCCGATTTAAATTCaagatttcatgattttaaagtCGACTCCGATCCAACTTTAATTAGACAAAATAAGTTAGCTAAATGCAATATTTTTTCCCCCTACTGTTGCAGCCAAATGCCAATGTGAATTGTGACTTTTGTGGCTTGTTTTTCTCAGCAGGCTTTCCTTTTCTGTCTTTATTTACTCAAAGTAATTAGACTCTCCAAAAACATGATTAAGCAATAGATTTAGGATAGGAGATTTATTTAAGAATATCTTTTAACTCATTGTTTGGCCTCCTTAGTCATGTGTGTCTCCAATTGCAAATCCTTATCAGAGCCCACCATTCCTTTTTCTTCTGGTTGTAACTTTACATTTTTGTTTTGAATTTAAATCCTGTTTTTGccccttttaattttatttaaaactaaGTTTTCTactcaattttttaaatgttaaagaAAACTTTATTTTGATTTCATATTTCTCTtataaacaatataaattttGGGCATGGAGTATCATATCATCAAAAGATACACAAACCAATAAATCTATGGGAAGATTGCTATTGACTTTGGAATTATTCAAcagtttttatattaattggtaaataaaaaaaaaatcaaggtgCTTTCTATGAAAGCCTAACCAACATTGACATGCCAGCCATAGAAAtgcaattttttcaaattaggaAACTTTCAATTTTAGGCAAGTAAAGCcactatttattttcatttttatcttttttttagtGATTAATGTGTGTTGTAAGATAATTAAGTTAATGGGTAAAGGAAAGAAATTAATGGATTGTGCATTGTCCTAGTGTGAGTGATCCATGTCTTAAGATTCTTAATCCACTTGTTAATTATAAAATAGCTAGGGCATCACCCTCCTCACTCATGTGCTCTCATAAACATGTTCAAGCATCACCTTTTTTCCTTTGAGATGTTGTCTCTCTTCATCCTCTTTTGTTAATACAAAACAAGACCATTCATTTTCAGCTGTCCATTATTAAAATGAAAGGACACAATCCCATGACCCCCTCCATTCACAATTCTACACCATCTACCTACTATGAAATTgggttaatttaattataattttatttttcatgaaattttaatttccaAACCTAATACATGGATGGATTTGTTTTCggcaattatataaaattttgagaTCTCACCAACTGATCCCTTGTATTGTTGATAGAattggaataaaattttaatgacaTTACTAATAATAAACTTTCAAATGGTATTAAACTCTCAAAAGAACTTTGGAAATTCACCATGTGTACACCACACATAGTGGAAGTCCATTTTCTACTgtaaaaattatgaatttttgtGATTCGGTTGTCCAATCCAATGACACCACAATAGTAAAACCTCTGCCACTTACCAATACTAAGGCACCACTTGTCAATAGTGAaggatttttctttctttctttttaatttctgaatttcacacaaaaaaaaaaaagagtaaaaacAGTGAGGGGCATTTTGGACATTGTATATGGAATATGGAATGGAGAACAGATATATctcttcaatttttctttttctcaaaaaaTTGAATGAGGGTCCATTGGTTGTACCGGAGATTAGGTATTATTCTGCCCTATTAAAGACGGATTCTGTTTCTATTTCCCGGACTAAAACTATTATAAGAAGGAAGGAAAACCTTCCTGTGCTTTTACCACATGCCTTCAATCATGCATCTTATTATCTTAGCTGTACACGTAGCCTTCGCTTAGATCACATTTGATGGACCCACATaactaaatcaaataatttttgtttACCTATTTTCGATATTCCCTCTGGGACCCTACCTCCTATAATTATTGGAATTTTTCAATTTTGCGAGTGAATGACACTGAAAATGAGGTGTTCCAAACCCTTTTAGGGTGTGAGTCTTCACATATCAGATTTCACCTTAAAGCAAGAAACAACCATGACTATAATACAAGGAGAAGaatttagaaataaataaaaataagaagaatatatatattttttgaaaaaaaaaaagaaataaagcaaGCGTGATAGACCATGCGTaacaaataaatgaataaataataaaactatagAAAGTCACGTTATGCCGTGACCTTTTGATTTGACTGACCAATCCTTCGGGGGGAAATCAAAAGGAATCGATGAATATGAGCCGTTGGATTCGAAAATGATTTCATCATTCGGTGAGTTTGTAAATAAGGTAGTTTTAGGTCAAAATCTTTGATGAAAGAAGCAGCCAAACTATTTaactcattaaaatttaaaatactttaattttataattgattaaCTTTATTTATTGCAAAATTATTATGGATATACAATTTCATCTTGCAgggttaattaataaaaattatttaattcaaaaattacaatgttttatgtgataaaatcattttgaaatttatatattttcagcataatatatatttaaattgactaaatttccatttcaaaaaacaaATGACTAAATTCAGAGAGTAGCAAAATAAGCCAAATTAATGGATGCCCACTATGCATCATAGAGAATTATATTGTTCTTCAAAATAAtagattttcttattttataatatttatttttttaaaaaaaagagagaatcgTGAAATTGGAGAAATTGAATTTGTTTTTGGCCTTTTTACCGTCACAGCGAATGGTGATAAACTAACCAAGCCGTGAAATTATGGCAAGTGACAGCCCCGCGGATGATGGATCAGCTTTTGATCCAAGTGGAAGCAGAGAGCCAAAGGCATAACTATAAGTGGTGGGTCCCAATTTGACATTTTTTAAGCAAATCAAACGGTGACAAATGTGTTATTGAGCACGAATCATCACGCGGGTGTGGAGACTTTTAAGGCCTATATTtactttcattaaaaaaaaaaaagacgcaCTTAATATTTATCAAGATCATTCCTGTCATCGCACACAATAatagaaatatttatattatttttttttctcataaaatattaattaaaattaattaaaaaaatttaactttatCTCAACTAATTCCCTTATCTTAATTCTTAATATATCAGAAAAAACGGTTCACCgcttaacctttttttttttcctttttaatatgtcaaattcaatataaataatatataaataaaaatattaattgatttttcaatattatattttatgaggttttgaaaATTTACACAAAAACACAAAGTAGAAAAGTCTATAGTCAGCGAGGATATGTGCAAATAATATTGatcaataaaaaggaaaaagaaaaagaaatcaattaaaaaatataatttatataaataaatataaaaaaagagaatGGAAATCTttcaataacattaaaaaaaaaaaaaaaagaagcgaAGGGAAGGAAAGCTCCAACATTTACTTAGAATACAACAATAAGAGGTCACATACACGCACATATACTACCTCTCTCTTTCCATCTCTCTTTCCCTTTCTCAttttctatctctctctcttgcTCACATTTCACCTTCCTCCATTTTCATACCCATTTTTGAGATTCCTCTAAATGCTCTTTCCTCTTCTCCATTGGATTGTACAGATTCCCAGCTCTAAATACCCatcataatattttcatttcttgttgattttttttcttgctGTTTTTTTCCCAGTTTTATTCAACTCTAAGACATAAAAAGTTTTCTGGGTTCTGGGCTTTGTTCTATTTTGCAAACTCTGTCTCTGGGTTTGTTGCAGAAGAGCCTGATTATACCCAGAAGTGTTTGTGTTTTATAAGCCTTGA
This is a stretch of genomic DNA from Manihot esculenta cultivar AM560-2 chromosome 2, M.esculenta_v8, whole genome shotgun sequence. It encodes these proteins:
- the LOC110604984 gene encoding bax inhibitor 1 isoform X2, coding for MDAFASFFDSQSASRNRWTYDSLKNFRQISPVVQTHLKQVYLTLCCALVASAAGAYLHILWNIGGLLTTFACLGCMAWLLSTPPYEEQKRVALLMAAGLFEGASIGPLIDLAIEIDPSVLITAFVGTSVAFGCFSAAAMLARRREYLYLGGLLSSGLSILLWLQFASSIFGGSAAIFKFELYFGLLVFVGYVVVDTQDIIEKAHLGDLDYVKHALNLFTDFIAVFVRILIVMLKNSAEKEERKKKRRN
- the LOC110605362 gene encoding uncharacterized protein LOC110605362, which gives rise to MNKLLDFGRKALFYVRVLSGYEERRIRNYRLQLEKRLQQAQERKTALRKIPEQAILSEVRRMVEEMQTLNRKLEETEAAIEEYFKPIDKDAEIIMKMQLEGEEKSMKEMMKVMQTQTLLERAEAEKGANSHNLDTNQHSQETDSSSSTKQHAQIR
- the LOC110604984 gene encoding bax inhibitor 1 isoform X1, with product MDAFASFFDSQSASRNRWTYDSLKNFRQISPVVQTHLKQVYLTLCCALVASAAGAYLHILWNIGGLLTTFACLGCMAWLLSTPPYEEQQKRVALLMAAGLFEGASIGPLIDLAIEIDPSVLITAFVGTSVAFGCFSAAAMLARRREYLYLGGLLSSGLSILLWLQFASSIFGGSAAIFKFELYFGLLVFVGYVVVDTQDIIEKAHLGDLDYVKHALNLFTDFIAVFVRILIVMLKNSAEKEERKKKRRN